A genomic window from Candidatus Scalindua japonica includes:
- the amrA gene encoding AmmeMemoRadiSam system protein A translates to MDKKDKKILLSIARESIKSSITNTPGEHIQIETTSPSLIKKSGAFVTLKSHGKLRGCIGRMDSNIPLYKLVSEMAVSAAKEDPRFNQIQLSELEDLEIDISVLTPLQKIDDPLDFELGRHGIYIKKAFSTGCFLPQVATENGWTKEEFLSQCCSMKAGLSPDAWKSKNIDIYIFTSEMISEKTNKNS, encoded by the coding sequence ATGGACAAAAAAGACAAAAAAATACTACTCTCAATAGCAAGAGAGAGTATCAAATCATCAATAACAAACACTCCAGGCGAACATATACAAATTGAAACAACCAGTCCCTCGCTGATCAAAAAGAGCGGTGCCTTTGTAACATTAAAGTCACACGGAAAACTACGAGGATGTATAGGGAGAATGGATTCCAATATACCACTGTACAAACTTGTCTCCGAGATGGCTGTATCGGCTGCCAAAGAAGACCCAAGGTTTAATCAAATCCAACTGTCGGAATTAGAAGACCTGGAAATAGATATATCTGTACTGACGCCTTTACAAAAAATTGATGACCCACTTGACTTCGAGCTTGGCAGGCATGGAATATACATTAAAAAAGCCTTTTCAACCGGATGTTTTTTACCTCAAGTCGCTACTGAAAACGGATGGACAAAAGAAGAATTTCTGTCCCAATGCTGTAGTATGAAAGCAGGCCTCTCACCGGATGCGTGGAAGAGCAAAAACATTGATATTTATATCTTTACATCAGAAATGATATCTGAAAAAACAAATAAGAACAGTTGA
- a CDS encoding c-type cytochrome codes for MINKKKINYTSIIVVICVVLGFVLACEQPGIAQSLEPDPLFLELESIYRGDKDYKQLPFDLEDPYKRSKNGPTLKNVVHKANKEWIKKWIDNPSAMIPNARMPRLMLSPEDIEAVIAYLESIADSSFPKQEWEAGLLKPEDDMTDEEYELMDELVSGGKGVWGRARCNICHPVKGKGGAVGVGPDLGAVANKVNRDWLYQWIKEPRGYFHETQMSRYRLDEGDLRKLVEYLMQDWDFKPEEADEDASEEEEVAASEVSESVETLDVEPSINIEGTLAERGKKIIEFNRCFVCHEIEGVSELLPVKNQKSESETNNEFEKLLNDVRCMTCHNIQGHGGLFAPELTHEGSKLKGEWIKGFIETPDIIRPLLKQMPKFNLTSDEAQTGADFVEEYFVSDEIDLDSFANVEPTEEQINKGKEIYAAKGCKTCHTIQVGGIVGPNMKRVGDRMENGFIFFHLKDPHHETPDSVEPDYKLTDEEATALTHYLMSCKDKK; via the coding sequence ATGATTAATAAGAAAAAAATAAATTATACATCGATTATAGTAGTTATTTGTGTAGTATTAGGATTTGTACTGGCTTGTGAACAACCAGGTATTGCGCAATCGCTGGAACCTGATCCGCTTTTTCTTGAATTGGAATCTATATATAGAGGAGATAAGGATTACAAGCAACTACCTTTTGATCTTGAAGACCCTTATAAGAGATCTAAAAATGGACCAACTCTTAAAAATGTTGTTCATAAGGCAAATAAGGAATGGATTAAGAAGTGGATTGATAATCCCAGTGCCATGATTCCAAATGCTAGAATGCCGAGGCTTATGCTGAGCCCGGAGGATATTGAAGCTGTTATTGCTTATCTTGAAAGTATTGCCGACAGTAGCTTTCCAAAACAGGAGTGGGAGGCTGGATTGCTAAAACCAGAGGACGATATGACAGATGAAGAATACGAGCTTATGGATGAACTGGTATCTGGCGGAAAGGGTGTCTGGGGACGCGCAAGATGTAACATATGTCATCCTGTCAAGGGAAAGGGCGGAGCTGTAGGAGTCGGTCCGGATCTTGGTGCTGTCGCAAATAAGGTCAATCGTGACTGGTTATATCAGTGGATTAAGGAGCCTAGAGGCTATTTTCATGAAACACAGATGTCAAGATATAGGCTAGATGAAGGTGACTTGAGAAAACTTGTGGAATACTTGATGCAGGATTGGGATTTTAAACCTGAGGAAGCGGATGAGGACGCTAGTGAAGAAGAAGAGGTTGCGGCTTCAGAGGTATCTGAATCTGTAGAAACACTTGATGTTGAACCATCGATTAATATAGAGGGTACGTTAGCCGAGAGAGGGAAAAAGATTATTGAATTCAATCGATGTTTTGTCTGTCATGAAATAGAAGGTGTTTCTGAATTGCTCCCTGTTAAAAACCAGAAAAGTGAGAGTGAAACAAATAACGAATTTGAGAAATTGTTAAATGATGTCAGATGTATGACATGCCACAATATACAAGGGCACGGTGGCTTATTTGCACCTGAGCTTACTCATGAAGGCAGTAAGCTGAAGGGTGAGTGGATAAAGGGGTTTATAGAGACGCCTGATATTATTCGTCCCTTACTAAAACAGATGCCGAAGTTTAACCTGACTTCAGATGAGGCGCAAACCGGTGCTGATTTTGTAGAAGAGTATTTTGTGAGTGATGAGATTGACTTAGATTCTTTTGCTAATGTAGAGCCAACGGAAGAGCAGATTAACAAGGGTAAAGAGATTTATGCAGCTAAGGGCTGTAAAACCTGTCATACCATTCAGGTGGGTGGTATCGTTGGTCCCAATATGAAAAGGGTTGGTGATAGAATGGAAAACGGTTTTATTTTCTTCCATTTAAAAGATCCTCACCATGAAACTCCTGATTCTGTTGAACCTGACTATAAACTTACTGACGAAGAAGCAACCGCGTTAACACATTACCTGATGTCTTGTAAAGACAAAAAATAA
- the amrB gene encoding AmmeMemoRadiSam system protein B, with amino-acid sequence MHKNLLLLFSIFFITFSSISYAEDYFVGDVPGEEKNVREPAVSGRFYPESEAELLKKINSYLDKALIENLPGKPVAIISPHAGYQYSGAVAAYGYKAIKDYGFKRVIVLAPSHYSRYRGASILDVEAYKTPLGLVKLNQGICNNLINNPPFFGTFKNAHKREHSLETQLPFLQVVLGDDIELIPVLISRLHNEEFDFIADKLKPLINEDTLIVVSSDFTHYGYGYDYVPFKNDVEANIRKLDHGAFERILALDIDGFFKYKRATGITACGFMPIALLMKLLPGNVQGKILKYDTSGSILGDFNSSVSYASIVFTKDNEPPDIIGNNSLNNEEKLTLLKLARDTLECCIKDGKKPDVNSGEYTLSKNLNEKRGVFVTLNKNGNLRGCIGHILPREQLFNAVIDNAINSSINDGRFSPVSEDELPDIEIDISVLSPINKISGADKFIPGKHGIIIRLGGMMAVFLPQVATEQGWDREETLTHLCNKAGLPSFAWKDEKMEFFVFTAEVFHEDKCLAMK; translated from the coding sequence ATGCATAAAAACCTTTTATTACTTTTTTCCATTTTTTTTATTACTTTTTCTTCAATCAGTTACGCGGAAGATTATTTTGTTGGAGATGTACCGGGTGAAGAAAAAAATGTACGTGAACCTGCTGTCTCGGGACGTTTTTATCCCGAATCTGAAGCCGAGCTCTTAAAAAAGATAAACAGTTATCTTGACAAGGCATTGATAGAAAACCTGCCGGGTAAACCAGTAGCAATTATATCACCACATGCCGGATACCAATATTCTGGAGCAGTTGCTGCTTACGGGTATAAAGCCATAAAGGACTACGGATTTAAAAGAGTAATTGTACTTGCTCCAAGTCACTACTCCAGATACAGGGGAGCATCAATACTCGATGTTGAAGCCTATAAAACACCGTTGGGACTTGTGAAATTGAACCAGGGTATTTGTAACAACCTTATAAACAATCCTCCTTTTTTTGGAACATTTAAGAATGCCCACAAAAGAGAACATTCCCTTGAGACTCAATTACCTTTTCTGCAAGTAGTCCTGGGAGACGACATTGAACTGATTCCAGTGCTTATAAGCAGGCTCCATAACGAAGAGTTTGACTTTATTGCCGATAAATTAAAACCATTAATAAACGAAGACACACTGATTGTGGTAAGTTCTGATTTTACTCACTACGGTTACGGTTATGATTATGTCCCTTTTAAAAATGATGTAGAGGCTAATATAAGAAAGCTTGACCACGGTGCATTTGAACGTATCCTCGCCCTGGATATTGACGGGTTCTTCAAATATAAAAGGGCGACCGGAATAACTGCATGCGGGTTTATGCCGATCGCGCTGTTGATGAAACTCTTGCCTGGTAACGTACAGGGAAAAATACTGAAGTATGATACATCAGGCAGCATACTGGGTGATTTTAACAGTTCTGTGAGCTATGCTTCAATAGTGTTTACAAAAGACAATGAACCCCCGGATATTATTGGTAATAATAGTTTAAATAACGAAGAAAAGCTGACCCTACTCAAGCTCGCGAGAGATACACTTGAATGCTGTATTAAGGACGGGAAGAAACCTGATGTAAACTCAGGAGAATACACATTAAGTAAGAACCTGAATGAAAAAAGGGGTGTATTTGTAACCCTTAACAAGAACGGTAATCTACGCGGTTGTATAGGCCACATCCTGCCCAGAGAACAACTTTTTAATGCTGTGATAGATAATGCAATAAATTCTTCAATAAACGATGGACGTTTCAGCCCTGTCAGTGAAGATGAACTACCAGATATTGAGATAGACATCTCGGTACTCAGTCCCATAAATAAGATAAGCGGTGCTGATAAATTCATACCTGGAAAACATGGAATTATCATACGTCTTGGAGGCATGATGGCAGTATTCCTACCTCAGGTAGCTACGGAGCAGGGTTGGGACAGAGAAGAGACACTTACCCACCTATGTAACAAAGCGGGTCTACCATCATTTGCCTGGAAGGACGAGAAGATGGAGTTTTTTGTTTTTACAGCAGAAGTATTCCATGAAGATAAATGCCTGGCCATGAAATAA
- a CDS encoding class I SAM-dependent methyltransferase, which translates to MESNNNTGRFKGCIPSYGDADLCAAIMDTNRENWQRPDIVGKLITQPGMTVVDLGAGTGYFVDLFSKKLPEGKIIALDPEPSLITWMEERKNRGSMDNVSIHKITENDPGLDQLNVEIDILFVGYTYFHFNTPVRYFREKIYPYIQNKTVVAIADMAPVPGQVRHTVSSEQVIMEMVKAGFELTDEPTTCYDQYLLVFKKVPQKYVSE; encoded by the coding sequence ATGGAATCAAATAATAATACAGGGCGTTTCAAGGGTTGTATTCCTTCCTATGGCGATGCTGATCTTTGTGCCGCTATAATGGATACAAACAGAGAGAACTGGCAGAGGCCAGATATTGTCGGTAAGCTGATCACTCAACCTGGCATGACAGTAGTTGATCTTGGGGCAGGTACAGGGTACTTTGTAGACCTGTTTTCCAAGAAATTGCCTGAAGGAAAGATCATTGCACTTGACCCTGAACCTTCACTGATAACATGGATGGAAGAGAGAAAGAATAGGGGCTCTATGGATAATGTATCCATTCATAAGATAACGGAAAACGACCCGGGACTTGATCAACTAAACGTTGAAATTGATATACTCTTTGTCGGATATACCTACTTTCATTTCAATACTCCTGTAAGATATTTTCGTGAAAAAATTTATCCTTATATACAGAATAAAACAGTAGTTGCGATTGCAGATATGGCTCCGGTTCCAGGTCAGGTACGCCATACCGTTTCATCAGAACAGGTAATAATGGAAATGGTAAAAGCCGGTTTTGAGTTAACGGATGAGCCGACTACCTGTTATGATCAGTACCTGCTTGTATTCAAAAAAGTACCTCAAAAGTATGTCTCGGAATAG
- a CDS encoding YqaA family protein: MESIEKEQITRKANHIRRLYDWTIHWAETPHSTWALFILAFCESSFFPIPPDVLLIALAVALPGKSFKYAIICSVGSILGGCFGYFIGYQFFEFVGRPIISFYNITDIFDTVSTQYHNNAFSAIAVAGFTPIPYKVFTIAAGACKINIFTLILASALSRSARFFLVAGLFYVFGPKIKTFIEKYFNILSIIFVILLISGFIAVKYLK, translated from the coding sequence GTGGAATCCATCGAAAAAGAGCAGATCACGAGAAAGGCTAATCATATAAGAAGGCTCTATGATTGGACAATACATTGGGCAGAAACACCTCACAGTACCTGGGCACTCTTTATACTCGCGTTCTGCGAATCCTCTTTTTTCCCAATACCGCCTGACGTTCTATTAATAGCGTTAGCAGTTGCTTTACCAGGTAAATCATTTAAATACGCAATAATATGCTCTGTCGGATCGATATTAGGTGGATGTTTTGGTTATTTTATTGGCTATCAGTTTTTTGAATTTGTCGGAAGGCCGATTATCAGCTTTTATAACATCACTGATATATTTGATACAGTAAGTACACAATATCATAACAACGCATTTTCGGCAATTGCAGTGGCGGGATTTACTCCAATACCCTATAAAGTATTTACCATTGCAGCCGGAGCCTGCAAAATAAATATCTTTACCCTGATCCTAGCATCGGCTTTAAGCAGAAGTGCAAGATTCTTTCTGGTAGCTGGGCTGTTTTATGTATTTGGCCCAAAGATAAAAACGTTTATAGAGAAATATTTCAACATCCTGTCCATCATATTTGTTATATTATTAATCAGTGGTTTTATTGCTGTGAAATATCTCAAATAG
- a CDS encoding VanZ family protein has product MRKLLISFYVLYLLILTYFFLTPVQYKVSESIWDKLPHFTAYLLLVILIKKVHFRLNYLICIIICCIYSFFIECIQYLIPNRNFDILDMLANLLGTIVGVMIYYFIINKHFNRNGIK; this is encoded by the coding sequence ATGAGAAAATTATTAATCAGCTTTTATGTTCTGTATCTTTTAATTCTAACCTATTTTTTTCTTACTCCGGTACAGTATAAAGTTTCTGAAAGTATATGGGACAAGCTGCCACATTTTACTGCTTATCTGTTATTAGTTATTTTAATAAAAAAAGTACACTTCAGATTAAATTATCTGATATGTATAATAATCTGTTGCATTTATTCATTTTTTATAGAATGCATTCAATACCTCATACCGAACAGAAATTTTGATATCTTAGACATGCTTGCAAACCTATTGGGTACAATCGTGGGTGTAATGATATATTATTTTATAATAAATAAACACTTTAATAGAAATGGAATCAAATAA
- a CDS encoding universal stress protein codes for MYKKIFIPLDNSKYSDFCEDIAISIAKKSNSELVGGHVYAASLHHKRFKEMEVGLPEKYKEESELKKQREYHNSLIGRGLRMISDSYLDSLERKSKEQSIPFKRNIKEGKNYIELVKDINNNDYDLVIIGVRGLGEVEGNAIGSVCERVVRRINTDVLIVKNKRPLSGRVIVTVDGSEQSFRAVEMASDLAVKNNLELEAVSVYDPHYHRVAFNGIAKILSGEMGEVFKSDEQEKLHEDVIDKGLEKIYQGHLESALNKVIKSGLQLKTTLLEGKPYDQILKYIEKVKPSLLVLGRTGIHAIDGLDLGSATENILRNANCNVLITKSRQKVETNPFYQDEEIVKREIMKEQAEEQAITTETVSWTEDANTLISKVPAFVRPMVVGEVENYARTKGSREITREIVEEVKSKWADSMNYS; via the coding sequence TTGTACAAGAAAATATTCATTCCTCTGGATAATTCAAAATATTCCGACTTTTGTGAAGATATTGCAATATCTATTGCGAAGAAATCCAATTCTGAACTTGTAGGGGGGCATGTATATGCCGCCAGTCTGCATCACAAACGTTTCAAAGAGATGGAAGTCGGACTTCCTGAAAAATATAAAGAAGAAAGCGAGCTTAAAAAACAGAGAGAATATCACAATTCTTTGATAGGTCGCGGACTTCGAATGATCTCAGATTCATATCTGGATAGCCTCGAAAGAAAAAGCAAAGAGCAAAGCATTCCCTTTAAAAGAAATATTAAAGAAGGGAAAAATTACATTGAGTTGGTAAAGGATATCAACAATAATGATTATGATTTAGTGATTATTGGTGTCAGAGGCCTTGGTGAGGTGGAAGGCAATGCAATAGGTAGTGTCTGTGAAAGAGTCGTCAGGAGAATTAATACAGATGTTTTAATAGTAAAGAATAAAAGGCCGCTTTCAGGTCGGGTAATCGTGACTGTTGATGGCAGCGAACAGTCATTTCGGGCAGTTGAGATGGCATCTGATTTAGCTGTAAAAAATAATCTTGAGTTGGAAGCTGTGTCAGTCTATGATCCACACTATCACCGTGTAGCTTTTAACGGAATCGCTAAGATACTTTCCGGTGAAATGGGAGAAGTATTCAAGTCTGATGAACAGGAAAAACTGCATGAGGATGTAATAGATAAGGGGCTTGAAAAGATTTATCAAGGACATCTTGAAAGCGCGTTAAACAAAGTAATAAAATCAGGGTTACAATTAAAGACTACACTTCTTGAAGGTAAGCCATATGATCAGATATTAAAGTATATTGAAAAAGTAAAGCCTTCTCTTCTGGTATTGGGCCGTACTGGTATTCATGCTATCGATGGTCTGGATCTGGGAAGTGCTACAGAGAATATTCTGAGAAATGCAAATTGCAATGTCCTTATTACTAAGAGCAGGCAAAAAGTGGAGACAAATCCATTTTACCAGGATGAGGAAATTGTAAAGAGGGAAATAATGAAGGAGCAGGCAGAGGAACAGGCTATAACCACAGAGACTGTTTCCTGGACCGAAGACGCAAACACCTTAATCTCAAAAGTTCCTGCTTTTGTAAGGCCTATGGTTGTTGGTGAAGTTGAGAATTATGCAAGAACGAAAGGCAGTCGTGAGATTACAAGAGAAATAGTTGAAGAGGTAAAGTCTAAGTGGGCTGACTCAATGAACTATTCTTGA
- a CDS encoding sugar phosphate isomerase/epimerase family protein produces the protein MLGISTVWKSGECKNGQELMESLTRLGFREIELEYRISEDTFEEIKQFLKTRKDTNIVSIHNFFPIPDIHETGGADIFHFSSDDVEERSLAVKYAIKTIQIASDMGARAVVLHLGRVKMDMLSQELFRLYDTGMVGSDIYVSKLDQIRVLRDIQKGKTLDMMLLSMDEIQKSAERYDINIGIENRYFFEECPDFEEMAVIFKEFGNGRIGYWHDAGHAQVQENLGFVRVEDLLDSYGKFLIGFHLHDVKGYSDHHVPGIGDVDFELLKKYTKKNTIKILEIHPRETEKDLMSGVDFLRNMGFE, from the coding sequence ATGTTGGGAATTTCTACTGTTTGGAAGTCCGGAGAATGTAAAAATGGTCAGGAACTCATGGAGAGCCTTACCAGACTTGGATTCAGGGAAATAGAGCTGGAATACAGAATTTCAGAGGATACATTTGAGGAAATTAAACAATTTCTGAAAACCCGGAAGGATACAAATATAGTTAGTATACACAACTTCTTTCCTATCCCTGACATTCATGAAACAGGTGGGGCGGATATATTTCATTTCTCATCAGATGACGTTGAAGAGAGATCTCTGGCTGTTAAGTATGCCATTAAGACTATTCAAATTGCTTCTGATATGGGAGCCCGGGCGGTTGTCTTACATCTTGGCAGAGTAAAAATGGATATGCTGAGCCAGGAGCTTTTCAGATTATATGATACAGGTATGGTGGGTTCTGACATATACGTGAGTAAGCTTGATCAGATCAGGGTGCTGAGAGATATACAAAAAGGAAAGACACTAGATATGATGTTGCTGAGTATGGATGAGATACAGAAATCTGCAGAGAGATATGATATTAATATTGGCATAGAAAACCGATACTTCTTCGAGGAGTGTCCAGATTTCGAAGAGATGGCTGTAATTTTTAAAGAGTTCGGAAATGGACGTATCGGGTACTGGCATGACGCCGGACATGCGCAGGTACAGGAAAATTTAGGTTTTGTGAGGGTAGAAGACCTTCTAGACTCTTATGGCAAATTTCTCATCGGCTTCCATCTTCATGATGTAAAGGGGTATTCTGACCACCATGTTCCGGGAATAGGTGATGTTGATTTTGAATTGTTAAAAAAATATACTAAGAAAAATACAATAAAGATACTGGAAATTCATCCAAGAGAAACAGAAAAGGATTTAATGAGTGGCGTTGATTTTTTAAGGAATATGGGGTTTGAATAA
- a CDS encoding ethylbenzene dehydrogenase-related protein, whose amino-acid sequence MSKIKNKSVLRNILISMLAGIFVIMCLRDSDAQTSQLFRVYSTEVSGKIAETSEAVAAGKKIYEIKCYYCHGIKGDGNGSDAPRLDPKPRNFTRNEYKIRSTGPGVLPTDEDLYRIISSGVEGSAMPFWNTLKPEERWQVIFYIKTFNPEFKNKSDRSEVSLAGGTASSPDSIKRGKKLFKEAKCILCHGEDGRGEGPITTTLKKQWDLQFKARDLTQSWMYKGGNTEGDIFRTITTGLNETPMGSYADYLTDDDRWHLSHYVKSISHDMKTDVVLKSKLLEGNLPKGPDDVAWDTLEAVELPLAGQIVASPRFWTPSANSIRIRSFYNDKNIAFLVEWDDRTNEQSEIYSDAVALQFPTKIPEGLKKPYFAMGDSSKGVELLHWKAYDESVLTVQSSEEDNIETEADGGSEAEDEPDEAESEETADEEQEDELVSEGSAMQEFEGFFSIKEMNAKGFKRLSVQPDASQNSKGKGHWKNGKWQVMITRPLFTRDKKIDVQFEKGKLIPYALAVWDGSNSEIKGQKAISSWYYLTLEMTTPNSVYIYAIVAVIMAICIQFWVVARIRRFPTEIPEE is encoded by the coding sequence ATGAGCAAAATAAAAAATAAATCAGTTCTCAGGAACATTCTTATAAGCATGCTTGCGGGGATATTTGTTATTATGTGTCTGAGAGATAGTGATGCCCAGACTTCGCAGCTATTCAGGGTCTATAGTACCGAAGTTTCAGGGAAAATAGCGGAAACATCTGAAGCTGTTGCTGCGGGAAAAAAAATATATGAGATCAAATGCTACTATTGTCATGGAATAAAAGGTGACGGAAATGGTTCCGATGCTCCTCGACTTGATCCAAAACCAAGAAATTTTACCAGAAATGAATACAAGATACGTTCTACAGGTCCGGGAGTTCTTCCTACCGACGAAGATCTCTACAGGATTATATCCAGTGGTGTTGAGGGTTCAGCGATGCCTTTCTGGAATACGTTAAAACCTGAAGAGAGATGGCAGGTGATCTTTTACATAAAGACATTCAATCCGGAATTTAAGAATAAGAGTGATCGATCTGAAGTATCCTTAGCTGGCGGAACTGCTTCAAGCCCCGATTCTATAAAACGAGGAAAGAAGTTGTTTAAGGAGGCTAAATGTATTTTGTGTCATGGTGAAGATGGTAGAGGAGAGGGGCCCATTACAACAACGCTAAAGAAGCAATGGGATCTTCAATTTAAGGCGAGAGATCTTACACAAAGTTGGATGTATAAAGGTGGTAACACTGAAGGTGATATTTTCAGAACGATAACAACCGGTCTGAATGAAACCCCAATGGGATCATATGCTGATTATCTTACTGACGATGACAGATGGCACCTTTCGCATTATGTGAAGTCTATTTCTCATGATATGAAAACAGATGTTGTGCTTAAGTCGAAGCTGCTAGAAGGAAATCTCCCGAAAGGACCTGATGATGTTGCCTGGGATACTTTAGAGGCCGTTGAACTGCCTTTGGCTGGTCAGATTGTAGCAAGTCCAAGATTCTGGACACCATCTGCAAACTCTATAAGAATTAGATCTTTTTACAACGATAAAAATATTGCGTTTCTTGTAGAGTGGGATGACAGGACAAATGAGCAGAGTGAGATATATAGTGATGCAGTCGCTCTGCAATTTCCTACAAAGATTCCAGAAGGATTAAAAAAGCCCTATTTTGCAATGGGCGACTCCAGCAAAGGTGTAGAACTTTTGCATTGGAAAGCGTATGATGAATCTGTTCTTACTGTGCAAAGCTCTGAAGAAGATAATATAGAGACGGAAGCAGATGGTGGTTCTGAAGCTGAAGATGAGCCTGATGAAGCAGAAAGTGAAGAAACTGCTGATGAAGAACAGGAGGATGAACTGGTATCAGAGGGTTCAGCCATGCAAGAATTTGAGGGCTTTTTTTCGATAAAAGAGATGAATGCCAAGGGCTTTAAAAGGCTATCAGTACAACCAGATGCTAGCCAGAATTCTAAGGGTAAAGGTCACTGGAAGAATGGTAAATGGCAGGTTATGATTACAAGGCCTCTTTTTACTCGTGACAAGAAAATAGATGTTCAATTTGAGAAGGGTAAATTAATTCCTTACGCTTTAGCAGTGTGGGATGGCTCAAACTCAGAGATTAAAGGACAGAAAGCGATATCATCGTGGTATTATCTTACTTTGGAGATGACAACGCCAAATAGCGTTTACATTTATGCAATTGTTGCCGTTATTATGGCAATCTGTATTCAATTCTGGGTGGTAGCAAGGATACGAAGATTCCCGACTGAAATTCCTGAAGAGTGA
- a CDS encoding c-type cytochrome, whose protein sequence is MNILIKNYIIVIICFFVVGFTSINHVGGSEGQSTKNAQAGSEEPDKKYELIEKAKIYMTSPKEVFLYYCSPCHGKKANGKGIYFTIDLKPSPSDLTNVEYMAALTDDYLLNFITQGSAAMEKSTLCPPWGKTLDEGTIKGIIGYLRSLTIAKSKESTNASDKEEVDAAVVAEVTDQGTPQAVIWSVLAFLCAFFAIGAAREWKKLAKEGPSKKK, encoded by the coding sequence ATGAATATATTGATAAAAAATTATATAATAGTAATCATATGTTTCTTTGTTGTCGGATTCACATCAATTAATCATGTAGGTGGTTCAGAGGGACAATCAACAAAGAATGCACAAGCTGGATCTGAAGAACCTGATAAGAAATATGAATTGATTGAAAAGGCAAAGATATACATGACGTCACCTAAAGAAGTATTTCTTTATTATTGCAGTCCATGCCATGGTAAAAAGGCTAATGGAAAGGGAATCTATTTTACTATAGACCTGAAACCAAGCCCCTCAGATCTGACAAATGTAGAGTATATGGCAGCTCTGACAGACGATTATCTTCTGAACTTTATTACTCAAGGTTCTGCAGCCATGGAAAAATCTACGCTATGTCCACCTTGGGGTAAAACTCTTGATGAAGGAACAATAAAGGGTATCATAGGTTATCTGAGAAGCCTGACTATTGCAAAATCGAAAGAAAGTACGAATGCTTCTGATAAAGAAGAGGTGGATGCTGCAGTTGTTGCAGAGGTAACAGATCAAGGAACCCCGCAGGCAGTTATATGGAGCGTTTTGGCATTCTTGTGTGCCTTCTTTGCTATCGGTGCGGCTAGAGAGTGGAAGAAGTTAGCTAAAGAAGGCCCCTCAAAGAAAAAATAA